A region of Bradyrhizobium sp. SZCCHNS1050 DNA encodes the following proteins:
- the typA gene encoding translational GTPase TypA: protein MNLRNIAIIAHVDHGKTTLVDRLLQQSGTFRENQKVAERAMDSNDLERERGITILAKAASVQWKDTRINIVDTPGHADFGGEVERILNMVDGALVLVDAAEGPLPQTKFVVSKALKVGLKPIVVINKVDRPDARPTEVINEVFDLFAALDASEEQLDFPILYGSAKQGWMAESPEGPKDAGMQPLFDLVLRHVPAPSVEEGPFRMIGTILEANNFLGRIITGRITSGSIKPNQAVKVLNAEGKVVEQGRISKILAFRGIERVPLDEAEAGDIVAIAGLTKGTVADTFCDPSVETPLPAQPIDPPTVSMSFIVNNSPLAGTEGDKVTSRMIRDRLLREAEGNVALRVVESADKDAMEVSGRGELQLAILIETMRREGFELSVSRPRVVLQKDEATGAWLEPIEEVVIDVDEEHSGVVVQKMSERKSEMIEMRPSGGNRLRLVFYAPTRGLIGYQGELLTDTRGTAIMNRLFHGYAPFKGEIAGRRNGVLISNDQGEAVAYAMFKLEDRGPMMIEPGWKVYRGMIVGEHTRDNDLEINVLKGKQLTNIRTTSKDEAVRLTPPIKMTLEKALAYIEDDELVEVTPKSIRLRKKHLDPNERKRAEKQKEAVA, encoded by the coding sequence ATGAATCTTCGCAACATCGCCATCATCGCCCACGTCGACCACGGCAAGACCACCCTGGTTGATCGTCTCCTGCAGCAGTCGGGTACCTTCCGCGAGAACCAGAAGGTCGCCGAGCGCGCCATGGACTCCAACGATCTGGAGCGCGAGCGCGGCATCACCATCCTGGCCAAGGCCGCCTCGGTGCAGTGGAAGGACACCCGCATCAACATCGTCGACACTCCCGGCCACGCCGATTTCGGCGGCGAGGTCGAGCGCATCCTGAACATGGTGGACGGCGCCCTGGTGCTGGTCGACGCCGCCGAGGGCCCGCTGCCGCAGACCAAGTTCGTGGTCTCCAAGGCGCTCAAGGTCGGCCTCAAGCCGATCGTCGTCATCAACAAGGTCGACCGTCCCGACGCCCGTCCGACCGAGGTTATCAACGAGGTGTTCGACCTGTTCGCCGCACTCGACGCGTCCGAGGAGCAGCTCGACTTCCCGATCCTGTACGGGTCGGCCAAGCAGGGCTGGATGGCCGAGAGCCCGGAAGGTCCGAAGGACGCCGGGATGCAGCCGCTGTTCGACCTGGTGCTGCGCCATGTGCCGGCGCCGTCGGTCGAAGAGGGACCGTTCCGCATGATCGGCACCATCCTGGAGGCCAACAACTTCCTGGGTCGCATCATCACCGGCCGCATCACCTCGGGCAGCATCAAGCCCAACCAGGCCGTGAAGGTGCTGAACGCCGAAGGCAAGGTCGTCGAGCAGGGCCGTATTTCCAAGATTCTCGCGTTCCGCGGCATCGAGCGCGTGCCGCTCGACGAGGCCGAGGCCGGTGACATCGTCGCCATCGCGGGCCTGACCAAGGGCACCGTCGCCGACACGTTCTGCGATCCCTCGGTCGAGACTCCGCTCCCGGCGCAGCCGATCGACCCGCCAACCGTGTCGATGTCCTTCATCGTCAACAACTCGCCGCTGGCGGGCACCGAAGGCGACAAGGTCACGAGCCGCATGATCCGCGACCGCCTGCTGCGCGAGGCCGAGGGCAATGTCGCGCTGCGCGTCGTCGAATCCGCCGACAAGGACGCCATGGAAGTGTCGGGCCGCGGCGAATTGCAGCTCGCGATCCTGATCGAGACCATGCGCCGCGAAGGCTTCGAGCTGTCGGTGTCGCGTCCGCGCGTGGTGCTGCAGAAGGACGAGGCCACTGGCGCGTGGCTGGAGCCGATCGAGGAGGTCGTGATCGACGTCGACGAGGAGCATTCCGGCGTCGTCGTGCAGAAGATGAGCGAGCGCAAGTCCGAGATGATCGAGATGCGCCCGTCCGGCGGCAACCGCCTGCGGCTGGTGTTCTACGCGCCGACCCGCGGCCTGATCGGCTATCAGGGCGAGCTGCTCACGGACACCCGCGGCACCGCGATCATGAACCGCCTGTTCCACGGCTATGCCCCGTTCAAGGGCGAGATCGCCGGCCGCCGCAACGGCGTCTTGATCTCCAACGACCAGGGCGAGGCGGTGGCCTACGCGATGTTCAAGCTGGAGGACCGCGGCCCGATGATGATCGAGCCGGGCTGGAAGGTCTATCGCGGCATGATCGTCGGCGAGCACACCCGCGACAACGATCTCGAGATCAACGTCCTGAAGGGCAAGCAGCTCACCAACATCCGCACCACGTCGA
- a CDS encoding Crp/Fnr family transcriptional regulator, giving the protein MLSQGVTTLSRERPYNNLLRRLSPADYALISPYLVEDEATPNELLYSPGDDVQIVHFPCGPALTSYLVPNEDGRDVETILVGREGAVGGIVSEGFLPAYTRIVVKFGGPFARLPLSRLAAAKLQSKTLRNVFARYADCMLAQMFQSTACNAIHSIEQRTAKWIVAAMDRTDGEPIVPLTHEQLATLLGVGRSYVSRVVQTFRAEGILETRRGAFMVRDFDALKRRSCLCNEAVKTHFEEVLRGVYPTEQAAAG; this is encoded by the coding sequence ATGCTGAGCCAAGGTGTGACCACGCTGAGCCGGGAGCGGCCCTACAACAACCTGCTGCGGCGGCTCAGTCCGGCCGACTACGCGCTGATCTCGCCGTATCTGGTGGAGGATGAGGCAACGCCGAACGAGCTGCTCTACAGTCCGGGTGACGACGTCCAGATCGTGCATTTTCCCTGCGGGCCGGCGCTGACGTCCTATCTCGTTCCCAATGAGGATGGCCGCGACGTCGAGACCATCCTGGTCGGCCGCGAGGGCGCCGTCGGCGGGATCGTCAGCGAAGGCTTCCTGCCGGCCTACACACGGATCGTCGTCAAGTTCGGCGGCCCGTTCGCACGGCTGCCGCTGTCCCGCCTGGCGGCCGCCAAGCTGCAATCCAAGACGCTGCGCAACGTGTTCGCGCGCTACGCCGATTGCATGCTGGCACAGATGTTCCAGTCGACCGCCTGCAACGCGATCCATTCGATCGAGCAGCGGACGGCGAAGTGGATCGTGGCCGCGATGGACCGTACCGATGGCGAGCCGATCGTGCCGCTGACGCATGAGCAGCTGGCAACGCTGCTGGGCGTCGGCCGCAGCTACGTCAGCCGGGTTGTCCAGACCTTCAGGGCCGAGGGCATTCTCGAAACCCGCCGCGGCGCCTTCATGGTGCGGGACTTCGACGCGCTGAAGCGCCGCTCCTGCCTGTGCAACGAGGCCGTGAAGACCCATTTCGAGGAGGTCCTGCGCGGCGTCTATCCGACCGAGCAGGCCGCGGCGGGCTGA
- a CDS encoding response regulator yields the protein MTSPQSGVPEFYQHVLVVEDDPIIALGLEDTITDLGVPDIRIAADVATALAMIAERVPQFALLDVGLVREKSFAIAERLTALGIPFAFSTGYGADRVPPAFADRPRLPKPCPTEALEAVLRRRD from the coding sequence ATGACCAGCCCGCAATCAGGCGTGCCCGAGTTCTATCAGCATGTGCTGGTCGTCGAAGACGACCCCATCATTGCGCTCGGACTGGAAGACACCATCACCGACCTCGGCGTTCCCGACATCAGGATCGCAGCCGACGTCGCAACCGCGCTCGCCATGATCGCCGAGCGCGTCCCGCAATTCGCGCTGCTCGATGTCGGCCTGGTCCGCGAAAAGAGCTTTGCGATTGCCGAGCGGCTGACGGCGCTCGGCATTCCCTTCGCCTTCTCGACCGGCTATGGCGCCGACCGCGTGCCACCCGCGTTCGCCGACCGGCCGCGGCTGCCGAAGCCTTGCCCGACCGAGGCGCTGGAGGCGGTGCTGCGGCGACGCGATTAG